The sequence CAGCGAATCCTCCGGCAGCCCCGCCATGGCCCCGGCCAGCCCGGCCCTCAGCTGGGCCTCCGTCGAGGAGTCCGTGAAGCGGTAGAGCATCTGGGCGGAGGACGGGTGCAGCGCGGCCATCTGCTCGGGTGAGACCCAGGCGCTCGCCGACTTGCTCATGCTGGCGGCGAAGCCGACGACGGTCAGCGTCGGTCCTCCGGGGTTCTCCAGCTTGGTGCCCAGCAGCTCCGGGCCGGGGGAGCCCTGGACGGACCAGTTGACGACGATCTCGCCGGGCGCGGTGGCCCAGTGGCCCTCCAGCAGCTCGATCCGGTCCACGGGGCCCGCCGGATCGGCCCGTCCTACCACGGTGAGGGTGCCGCCCGCCGTCCAGAGCCAGCGCTTGGGGATGTCGACGATGGCCTGCCCGAAGGGCCCGGCCGCGGCCTCCACCCCAGGCTGCCGGGCGGTCCGTGCCAGTTCTTCTTGCGAGACCTTCGTGGTGTCGAACGTCGCCACCGTATGAGCCCCGCGCTGGTCGGCGTACGCCTTGTCGAAGGGGCCCGAGGCGGCGGCCAGCAGCCCCATCGCGAGCAGGACGGTCGTGGTGGAGCAGAGGACGACGAGCCCGATGACGAAGGTCTGGAGCCGGCGGCGCTTGACGGCCGCGCGTGAGGCTCTCCATACGGCGCTCATACGGTTGCCTCCAGCCCGCTCTCGCGGCCGACCCGGCCGTCGGCGACCTCGATCAGCCGGCTGGCGCAGCGGGTGGCCAGCTGCGGGTCATGGGTGACGATCAACAGGGTCTGGCCGATCTGATTGAGGTCGATCAGCAGATCCATCACCTGCTCGCCCGAACGGCTGTCGAGGGCGCCGGTCGGCTCGTCGGCCAGCAGCAGCGCGGGACGGTTCATCAGGGCCCGGGCCACGGCGACCCGCTGCCGCTCGCCGCCGCTGAGCGTCGCCGGATAGTTGTTCCGGCGCTCGGCGACACCGAGTTCGTCGAGGAGCTCCAGGGCACGGCGGCGCGCCTGCCGGGCCGGGGTGCCGGTCAGCTGCGCGGCCAGCGCCACATTGTCCAGGACGGGTAGATCGTCGATGAGGTTGAAGAACTGGAAGATCATGCCGACGTTTCGCCGCCGGAACAGCGCCAAGCCCGTCTCGTTCAGCTTCCCGAGGTCATGCCCCTGTACCTCGACTGTGCCCGAGGTCGGCCGGTCCAGGCCGGCCACCATGTTGAGCAAGGTGGACTTGCCACAGCCGGAGGGGCCCATCACGGCAACCGCGTCCCCCGCCATGATCTCCAGCGACAGGCCGTCCAAGGCCTTCGCGTCGCCGTACTCCTTGTGCACGCCGTCCAGCCGCACCACCACTTGCCGGGCACTGCCGTGATCAGTTGTCATGGCTCGAACGTAGGCCGGACTCCGCGGCCGGGCGTCACCCCCCGGATGTATCCGTCCGGCCAGGTCATCCCGGGGATGTACGAAGCTGCACCCGGGGGCTGAGGTGGGGCACGTCATGCAGCTGCGAAGATGATCCGGTGGGGGAATCCTGGACGATCTGGCTGGTCATCGCCCTGGCGGCGGCAGTTGGCGCCGCCGGGTGGCTGTGCGTGGCGGCGGTCCGGGCGCGGCGGCAGCACCAGGCGGCCCTCGAGGAGCGCGGCTGGCTGCTGGAGCGGGAGCGCGAGAGCGCGACGCGGACCGCGGTCGACGCCGAGCGGGCCAGGATCGCCGCCGAGCTCCACGACATCGTCAGCCACAACGTGAGCCTCATGGTGGTCCAGGCCGGGGCCGCCCGCGAGGTGCTGGCCACGATGCCCGAGGAGGCCGCGGCGGCGATGAGCGCCGTCGAGACCGCCGGGCGGAACACGATGAACGAGCTGCGGCACCTGCTCGGCCTGCTCGCACCCGCGCAGGACGGCGACGACGAGCCCTACGGTATGGACCTGTCACCGCAGCCGAGCTTGAGCCGACTCAGCCCGCTGATCGACCGGATCGCCTTTGCCGGCCTGCCCGTGGAGATGCGCATCTCGGGTGAGCCGCGCCCGCTGCCGACAGGGATCGATGTCACCGCCTACCGGATCATCCAGGAGGCCCTGACCAATGCACTCAAACACGGGGACGGGGCGAAAGTCGAGGTGACGGTGCGGTACGCGGACCACTACCTGCGCGTCGAGGTGCTGAACAGCGGACCGAGTGTCCTGTCGGGCGGCGCGCCCGCGCAGAAGGAGCCGGGCCGGGGCCAGGCGGACGGAACGGGACGCGGGCTGCTCGGCCTGCGGGAGCGGGTCGCCGTTTACGGCGGCGACCTGGACGCCCGCCGCCGCCTCGGCGGTGGCTACCGCGTCCGCGCCCGGATCCCGCTGGACCGGCCATGACGACGCGCACCGAGCCCTCCCCTCGCGTCGTGATCGCCGACGACCAGGAGCTGGTCCGCACCGGCTTCCGCCTGATCCTGACCGCCCGCGGCATCGACGTGGTGGGCGAAGCCGGCGACGGAGCCGAGGCCGTGGCCGCCGTACGGAGGCTGCGGCCCGACGTCGTACTGATGGACATCCGGATGCCCGCCATGGATGGCCTGGAAGCCGCCCGCCGCATACTCGCGCAGACCCCGGACTGCCGGGTGATCATGCTGACCACCTTCGACCTCGACCACTACGTCTACGCCGCCCTCGCCGCCGGAGCCAGCGGATTCCTCCTCAAGGACGTCACCCCCGCGCATCTGGCCGCCGCCGTACGCCTGGTCAACACCGGTGACGCCCTACTCGCACCCTCGATCACCCGCCGCCTGGTGGAGCGCTTCGCCCCCAGCGCCCCCAGAAGCGGTTCGGGCCTCGCAACCCCGGCCGCCCACCGAGACCTGGCCGCACTGACGCCGCGCGAGCGCGAGGTGCTGACGCTCATGGGCCGGGGTCTTTCCAATACCGAACTGGCACAGGAACTGACGCTCAGTGAGGCGACAGTGAAGACCCACGTGGCCCGGATCTTCGCCAAGCTGACCCTGCGCGACCGGGCCCAGGCAGTCGTCCTCGCCTACGAGACAGGACTCGTCTCACCGGGCGAGTCCGCTGACACCGTCAACCCCTGCCGATAGCAGGCAATCTGGAGATCAAGTAGCCAGAGTGTGCAGTGTCACGTGAGGCGACACCTCAGCTCGGCGCTCCGTTCGGAAACGATCGTGCGTGAGACACAAAGATCGACATGACGTTCCCGCCGGATGGGAACGTAACGCTTCCGGTGTACGCACCTGTGTAACGCCCTACCCCGTTCACGACACCTCCGGCAACCCGGAGGAAGCGAGGGCCAGCGCCCTGGCCTCGTCGTTGTTGAATTCGAAGTCGGTGTTGACGATGCCGCCGGTGCCGAAGGTCGTGTCCAGGCTGCCGTCGGCGTTGTGGCGCACCAGCACGAAGTCGCCGCCGGTCTCGTCGAAGTAGCCGTTTGCGGTGTCTGGCACCATCGCCATCAAATCCGATCGCATGCATGACACCTCAACCTCGCAGAGTCTGGACGCTATCGAACAGGCCAGCGAGGCCGGGGCGATTTCGCAACCCCGGCCTCGCTTCAGCGACCGCCAGTAGACGTCAGGCTCGCCCATTCAGAAACGCGTCGGCTCGATAGGCAGTATAACGAGAACTAATTCTGAAAACCTCCATTAAATCTATCACTCCGCGAGGTGCGTTTGATCGACGACCTCTACACCCGCCTCCATCATGCGCTTAACAATTCGATCCGACAGATCATCGTCCTCAATGATCCATGTTTGCGATTTCACCTCGTCGGTGATGAGGAATGTCTCCTTATCGCCAATCAGGAATTTTCGCAGACGGAATCGTTCGGGGGGTGAATCCCAAAGTTCACTATAATCCGCTATGTTCGGCATCAGCTAAGGCTTCTTAAGTATCTCAGGGAGCTTACGCCCATCTCCGTATGGTCCACCATATCTCATTGTAGAGCCATCTCGCAGTACAATCTGAGACGATCGCTGAGGCGACCCTTCGGCGATTTGATACAGAACGTTCGCTTGATCTTTGGCGCTCGCATAGGGATGCGTCGGGTGGGTGTGATATATCCACATCCTGTCGGGGCCTGAATGCATCGTCACCGAGTGCTCCCTACCGCTGTAGAGGAAGTACTGGCCTCCACCCCCGTTAGGTTTCGGCCCAAGTTTATACACGAGCCCCCATTCCGCATTAGTTGCGTTCATGAGAGCCGCCATCTGGGCAGGGGAAACACGGCCTGAAACTGGAATCCCGTCAGATCCCGGCGCTTTAATGTAGCCGCGAAGTAGGTACGGAACCTCCTTCGCCTCCTGCGCGACAAGCGTCCGCCTCAAAACCAAGGATGAGAAAGTTGATGCGCTGGCTGCTTCCGGACCAACCGGCCCAAGGGGCAGCCCGGCGAGCGCACCTCCTTGACCTGTTCCCTGCTCGTAAGCGGCACTAGTCAAGTCTACGTCGTAGTCCTTAACTGCATACTTCCTCATATCGTCGCCAGCGCACGTAACCTCCCCAAAAAGCTTGAAAGCGTAACAACCGACTGTCAGCGTGTCCACGGCCCCGATCATGAGCCCGGCAGCATAATCCCGATCGTTCCCGAGGGGCTGATCGACCCACTTCTTACTGCAGCCCGCACGGTTGCAAGTGTGCTTATAGTGCCCGACTGGCGGTTTCTTGCCATCCTTAACAACGTTGATATTCGGCGTACTGCCGCCGTAATATCTTCTTTCATGCTTGCCGCCAGCACCCTGACTGTTAGACGCTGACGAAGGCGGCGCCTGGAATCCAGAGTCTTCATTACCCCCAACGAAGTACTTGAGGCCATCCGGATCCAGGTTGCTGATGGGGTTGCCGTTGGCGTAGGTGTATCCGTTCATCTGAAGCGGGTCGGTGATGTCGATGACCGGGTCGACGGTGATGAAGCGGCCGGTGCTGGCTTCGTATTCGCGGGCGCCTATGTGGGTGAGCCCCGTGGTGTTGTCGTCCGTGCCGGTGCCGAGGAAGGTGCGCTCGCCGGGCCAGTTGGCGGGCTGGCTTCCGCGAGGGTTGCCGTACGGGTCGGACTTGCGCCGGGTGACCGGCTGGCCGACCTTCTGGTCGACACTGATGGTCGCGGTGTTGTGGTGGTCGGCGAGCAGGTGCGACAGGGTGTGGTTGGTGGTCTTGCCACTGGTACGGCGGACTGTGGTTGGGGCGCCGGGGCTGCTGTAGTAGCGGACGGCGTCGATGGCTTTGCCGGCCTTGTCGACGGTGATCTCGGTTTCGCCGAGGTAGAGGGTCCGGGCGCTTCCGGTTTCCTGGATGACCCGGTTACCGGACGCGTCGTAGAGGTAGCTGGTGAGGTTGCCGAAGCTCCACTGCTGGGCGGCAGTCGGGGCAGGACTGGCACACATGAAGGTGTGCAGGTCGTTGCCCTCGGCGTCATTGTCGTTGGGGACGGTGAGGCACTGGTTGGTGCCGGTGACGAGGGCCTTGTCCGTCTCCCGGTAGGTGAACTTCTGGCTCTGCGCGCCCGGCGTGCATGCCTTAAGGACGGCCTTGCCGTTCTCGGAGGTGAGGCACTTGCCGAGGGCCTGGACGGTGTCGCCGGTGATGCGCCACTGCTGGGGCTTGGTCTCGTTGCAGGACAGCAGCTGGACGGGAGTGCCGTCGGTGGTGTTGCCGTCCTGGACGTCGAGGCACTTGCCGGAGAGGCCCGTGACCGCGACGGAACCGATGCCGGGGCTGGTCGCCGAGAGGAGCTTGCTGCGGCGGTCCCAGTTCAGGGTCTGGGTGTCACCATCGATGGTGCGGGTATTGGTGCTGCCCGCCGCGCTGTAGGTGTAGGTGGACAGGGAGTCGACCGTGGAGCCGGGCGTCTTGGTGGTCTTGTTGACCTTGGTCAGGGCGTGGGGCTGCTTCTTCGGGTTCGGCAGGGCGCCGCCCGTGATCTCCACGCCGTAGGTGTACGTCGTCTCGTCGTCGAGGGCGCTGTTGGCGGGATCGTGGTCGGTGAGCTTGGTGCGGTTGCCTATGGCGTCGAACTGGTAGTCCTGCCAGTAGGCATCACCCGGCGTACCCGATCCCACCTCCGTCCGGTCTGGGCCCGTGGGACCGGTGGGGCAGCCTTCCGTCTTGCCCGTCCAGGCGCGTGCGAGCTGGCCCATGGCGTCGTAGCTGTAGCACTGACGGTCGACGAGGGCCGGTGACTGCGCGGTGTTGCCGGGGTAGGTGTCCTTGATGGCGGTCGGGTTGCCGACCGCGTCGTACGTGTAGCTGAGCGAGGAGAGAAGATTCGAGCCGGACGCGGAGTCGCGCGTCTCCTTGTGGCTGGTTGCCGCGGCGACCCGTCCGGTGTGGGGGTCGTAGGTGTTCGTGGTCCACACGCGGTGGGGTG comes from Streptomyces virginiae and encodes:
- a CDS encoding ABC transporter ATP-binding protein, which encodes MTTDHGSARQVVVRLDGVHKEYGDAKALDGLSLEIMAGDAVAVMGPSGCGKSTLLNMVAGLDRPTSGTVEVQGHDLGKLNETGLALFRRRNVGMIFQFFNLIDDLPVLDNVALAAQLTGTPARQARRRALELLDELGVAERRNNYPATLSGGERQRVAVARALMNRPALLLADEPTGALDSRSGEQVMDLLIDLNQIGQTLLIVTHDPQLATRCASRLIEVADGRVGRESGLEATV
- a CDS encoding sensor histidine kinase yields the protein MGESWTIWLVIALAAAVGAAGWLCVAAVRARRQHQAALEERGWLLERERESATRTAVDAERARIAAELHDIVSHNVSLMVVQAGAAREVLATMPEEAAAAMSAVETAGRNTMNELRHLLGLLAPAQDGDDEPYGMDLSPQPSLSRLSPLIDRIAFAGLPVEMRISGEPRPLPTGIDVTAYRIIQEALTNALKHGDGAKVEVTVRYADHYLRVEVLNSGPSVLSGGAPAQKEPGRGQADGTGRGLLGLRERVAVYGGDLDARRRLGGGYRVRARIPLDRP
- a CDS encoding response regulator; the protein is MTTRTEPSPRVVIADDQELVRTGFRLILTARGIDVVGEAGDGAEAVAAVRRLRPDVVLMDIRMPAMDGLEAARRILAQTPDCRVIMLTTFDLDHYVYAALAAGASGFLLKDVTPAHLAAAVRLVNTGDALLAPSITRRLVERFAPSAPRSGSGLATPAAHRDLAALTPREREVLTLMGRGLSNTELAQELTLSEATVKTHVARIFAKLTLRDRAQAVVLAYETGLVSPGESADTVNPCR